The following nucleotide sequence is from Chloracidobacterium validum.
CAGTCCCAGGCTCAAGCGTGAATTTTGAAGCATCGGTCGGGTATTTGTATTCATTAGGCAATGAGGTCACGACCATGAAGCTTGGTCTTGACGCAGTTGCCACCCTATTGGATGCGCTCGGCCGTCCAGACCGCGCGTTCAGCGCCATCCACGTTGCTGGAACCAATGGCAAAGGCTCAACCTGCGCATTTCTGGCCAGCATTCTGCGCAGAGCCGGCTTGCAAGTTGGGCTATATACCTCACCGCACTTAATCAGCCTCACCGAGCGTATTCGGTTCAACGACCGAGATATTGCTGAAGGCGACTTTGCGCGTGTCATGACGCATGTTCGTGACGCGGTTGAAGCCTTACTGAAGCAGGGCCGCTTGCTCGCTCGACCAACCTTCTTCGAGCATCTGACAGCAGCAGCATTTTGTTATTTTGCGGAACGGTCGCCGGATGTGGTTGTGGTCGAAGTTGGGCTTGGTGGCCGACTTGACGCAACCAATGTGCTCGTCCCGGCTGCCTCAGTTATCAGCTCCATCGGAGATGACCACCGCGAGTGGCTTGGCCCGACGCTGACGCACATTGCCCGTGAAAAAGCAGGCATCATCAAGCCTGGTGTACCGGTGTACATTGCCGACACGCAGCCTGAAGAAGCCCGCCAAGCGCTTGCCCAAGCGGCCCTCGAAAGGCAATGCGAACCAAGGTGGGTCGAGCCGCTCGACATCATTTGTTATGACACAACTGGTCGCCCTGTGGTCTGCCTTGACAGTCAGACGTCACGAACCTATGGGCGAGAATGTCGTCTGGCGTTGCATGGCCGTCACCAGTCTCAGAATGCCGCGTTGGCAACTCGTGTGGCGCAGGATTACCTGCGGGTGCTCGATATGAGCGATGGCGCGGTCGAAGAAGCTGTATGTTCCGGGCTTGAACAGACCCACTGGCCAGGCCGCTTGCAATGGATAGACGGAAATCCACCGATCCTGCTGGATGGCGCGCATAATCCAGAAGGTGTACAGGCATTGGCCGACTTCCTTGAAACGACTTGCCGGCGGCGACCGGTCACCACTGTTTTTGCTGCTATGCGTGATAAGCCGGTGATCGAGTTGCTGTCTCCGTTGGCGACCATCGCCGAGCGGTTGATTGTGACGGAAGTGACCGGACAATCACGCGCGATGCCATGCGACAGCCTGGAAGTCATTGCCCTCGGGTATTGGCTTCCGTCGAATGTGATCCAGTCCCCAGATGTCGCTACGGCGCTGAGGCTGGCGCGCGCGTCAACCCCCCCGGATGGTCTGATTGTCGTGTATGGGTCAATCTACTTGATTGGCGAAGTCCTGAGCTTACTTCAGTGCCAAGGCGCATAACGCATGCCATGACGCAAACCTTCTTTGTGACCGGAACCGATACGGGCGTTGGCAAAACGGCAGTGACCTGCGCATTGGTACGGTCTCTGACGGCTGCCGGGTATCGCGCGCGCGCCATCAAACCGATTGAAACTGGTTGCGCCGTGAGCGCTGACGGTGAACTGCTTCCGGCTGACGCGTTAGCGCATCGGGCCGCCTCTGGTCTTGCCGAGCTGCCGCTCGAGCGGTTTATCCGCTACCGGCTGCGTGAGCCGCTGGCGCCGGCGGTTGCGGCCGAGCGCGCCGGTGTTGACCTTGACATTAGCACTTGCCTGGAGCTGATACGTACGGCCCAAACTGAAACGGATATTCTTTTGGTCGAGGGGGCCGGAGGATTGCTGGTTCCCTTCACGGGAACAGCGCGGAACGGTTATCAAACCGTGGCCGATGTTATTGAGACGCTTGGCGTTCCCGTTTTAGTTGTGGCGCGGGCGCGGCTGGGAACGCTCAACCACGTCCTGCTGACGTGGGAGGAGCTGCGGCGGCGGAACCTGGTTTGCGCCGGGGTGATCCTCAATGATGTTGATGCGGAAGCCGGTTTGGAGCGTGAGGATAACGCGCGCGTGCTGCGCACATTTGGCGTCCCGGTGCTGGCTGAATTACCATACACCGCGCACCTCGAATCGCACCTTGCTGATGTCGTGCGCTGCATTACCGGATCTCCCCGCCGTGAACGGAGCTAAACGATCATGACCGAGGCGCGCACGCTCTATCCGCCAATTGAACCCTATATGACTGGCATGTTACCGGTTTCGGCGCTGCACACGCTTTACTACGAAGTGAGTGGCAATCCGCAGGGGAAGCCCGTTGTGTTCCTGCATGGCGGGCCGGGTGGCGGCACATCGCCTGACCACCGGCGCTATTTTGACCCGGAACGCTATCGCATCGTGCTGTTTGACCAGCGTGGAGCCGGTAAAAGCACGCCTTACGCCTGCCTCGAAGAAAACACGACCTGGGATTTGGTGGCTGACATCGAGCAGCTACGCCAGCACCTAGACGTGGAGAAATGGGTAGTGTTTGGCGGTTCCTGGGGCAGCACGCTCGCGCTCGCGTATGCGGAGACGCATCCAGATCGGGTGCGCGGGCTGGTGCTGCGTGGGATTTTTCTATGCCGGAAAAAGGAAATTGATTGGTTTTACCAGGAGGGTGCCAACGCCTTGTTTCCCGATGCCTGGGAACCGTATGTCACCTTGATTCCACCCGATGAGCGCCATGATCTGGTTGCTGCCTATTACCGCCGACTGACGAGTGACGATGAGGAACTGCGCCACGCGGCAGCCCGGGCCTGGAGTGTTTGGGAAGGCAGCACATCCAAACTGCTGCCTGACCCAGAACTCGTCAAGGATTTTGACGAGCGCTCACTGGCCATTGCGCGCATCGAGTGTCATTACTTCATCAACCGCATCTTTATGGAATCCGAGCACTACTTGATTGAACATGTGCACCGGATTCGCCACATTCCGACCGTCATCGTGCAGGGGCGGTACGATGTGGTGTGCCCGATGATGACGGCCTGGGACCTCCACAAGGCTTTTCCTGAAGCTGATTTTCAGATTATTGCCAATGCCGGACACTCGGCGTCCGAGCCGGGCACGACTGCCGCACTCGTAGCGGCGACGGATCGCTTCGCTTTGCTGCCTGACTAGTCACTCGCAGCCTGGACTGCCTATGGCCGGACGGCGTCTTTCCAGATGGGGCAGGGTTTGGCTGGCCGGGCTGTGGTGGCTGGCCCTACCGTTCACTGTCACCGAAAGCCATGGCTGTTCTTTAGCTGCCCATGCCACCTTGCCGGTCACGTTGCGGATGGGTGTGTTCACGCTTTTTCAGCCCCGGTTCGTCTGGCTTCGCGCCCATGACCGACCGGCTGCACTTCAGCTTACAGGACAGACATTTCGCCTCTCGCCACAGATGACCTGCCGCATCGAGCATACCGCGTCGGGACTGGTGATTTGGCAGGGGAACCAACTGATGGCCGCTAGCGATCGCTTGACGGTTGCGGCCGCGGACGTGACCTTGGAGGTGGTTGGTCGGAAAACGCGCGTGCAGCGCCAGTTTCAGGGTACGCTCGCCATCACGGCGCTCGAAAAATGCCTTCAACTGGTTGTGACCCAGCCGGTTGACGCGGTTGTGGCGGCGGTGGTGAGCGCGGAGTTGCCACCCGACGCGCCGCTTGAAGCCAGCAAGGCGCTGGCAATCGTGGTTCGCAGCTATGTGGCGCATCAGGTCGGACGGCATGCCGGCGAAGGCTTCGATCTTTGTGACTCAACCCATTGCCAACTGTTTCTGGGCGACCAGTGGATTCGCCAGGAAGCCGGTGGCAAGACCGGCGGGAAGCTTTCGGTAGTGGCGCAAAAGGTGGCCGCCGATACGGCCGGGGAGGTTCTCCAAAACGTGGACGCCACCATCTATTCAGCCTATTTCGCGGCCTGTTGTGGCGGGCGGACAACCTCCCCGGACGTGGCTTTCGGCGCCGGACTTGACCAGTCCGGCGTCGCGTGTCGCTGGTGCAAGGCATCACGGTTTTTTACCTGGACGCGCCAAGTTGACCGCCGACGCCTCGCCAGAGCCTTGCTTGCCGAAACATCCGTGACCGACGACATCCGAATTGAAGTTGCCAACCGCACGGCGGATGGCTTTGTTGCAAGCTTGGCCGTCACCATCGGGTCGCGGCAAATAGTTGTGCCGAACCACCGGTTTCGCCACCTTGTCGGACAACAGTTAGGTTGGAACCTCGTGCTTTCGAGTCGGTATGTCATTGAACCGCGCGGAGACGCGCTGGTTTTACGTGGTCACGGTTTTGGCCACCACGTTGGGCTTTGTCTGGATGGGTCCCTCGCCCAGGCGCGGGCTGGACGCACCCACCAAGACATCCTGAGGTACTACTTTCCACAAGCTACTGTCGGGCCGTGCCGAGTGGGACGTTAGGCAACTTGGCTAGGACTGCTCGCTCCGTGCTTTGAGGCCTGAGACTTCTGTCCTCAGCAGGTTTTCGGTCAGGTCTTTGAGAAACCGCCCGATGAGCCATCCGAGCCAGCCTTCGACACGGAAGCTCACTTCGGCGCGAGCGCCGCCCTCCGGTCTCGGCACGACGAGATGATCGGCCGTGACCGTGAAGCCGGTCGAACGAGTTGCCCAGGTGAAACGCCGGCGCGGTTCCCAGTAGGTCATGCGCCAGACGACCGGTTGTGCGCTCATCCGCTGGATGGAGACGCTTGACCCAACCCCAACTGGGGCCATATCAAGCCGCTTGACATGCTGTATGGTGGGCGTCCACTCAGGCCAGCGTTCAAAGTCAGTCCAAACTTGCCAAACACGCCGTGGTTCCGCTGCGATGTCAACTGCCACCGTGAATGCTGGCATCGGTTATAACCCTTCGTTGCCCCAGATGACCAAGCCGTGCTTCAGTCCGCGAGCTTGCGGAGTGCGTCGAGTAGTTCGCCCCGACTACGCTTGAAAATTGGTATGGTTTCAACGTGGCGATAGCGAATCACACCCTGCTTGTCAATGATGAACACGGCACGGTTCGCAACCGGAAGCAATCCGCCTAGCATCAGAACGCCATAGGCTTTGCACAGTTGGCGCTCTGGGTCCTCGAGCAAGGGAAACGGAAACGCAAACTTTTCGGCGAACTTCTGGTGCGCTGCTAGGTCGTTGGTGCTGACGCCCAAGATGACCGCATCGAGTTCCTGGAATTCACTCCAGCCGTCCCGGTAATCGCACAACTGGGCCGTGCACGTTGGCGTGTCATCACCTGGATAAAACACCAGCACGACATGGCGCTTACCCCGAAACTGGGACAGGGAATAGGTCTTGCCGTCGTTGGCGGTAAGCGAGAAATCCGGTGCTGTATCTCCCACATTGGGCATGGTCGGTTTTCCTGTGCGGCGCGCTGGTGGCTGGCGCGCGCTCGAATCGAAGATCAGTTTCCATTCGCGACGAAATCATGTTCCAGGTTCATGGCTTCCCACTCGCCGCGGTGCGCTTCCCAGAAGGGTTGCGCGTCGTCAAAGACCTTGACGTGATTGAGTAGCGTGCCACGCGCGAAGAGGCCTTCGCCCATTTCGACGATTCGGTGGTCATGCGAGGCGCTTGGGTCAATCAACGCGGTTTGTTCGCGCAGCGCGGACTGGAGCGCCACCCGGTCAGCCGAACTCGCCAGTGGTCGCGCTACCGGATATGCGCCCTTAGGCGCTTGCTTGATGGCCGCAAAGCTCACGCCGGCGTAGCCGGGCACGTCCAGCGCAATATCGTTGAGCAGCGCGCTGGACGAGCCTTTGGCGTTGACATCGAGCCGCATGGCCTTGGCCAGTGCCTGAATGATCAGCCAGTCTGGGCGACCGCTTCCACCACGTTCAACCACCCGCGCCACGCGCTGCACCTGACCGACATGGTTGGTGAACGTGCCGTCTTGCTCGGCATAGCTCGTGGCCGGAAACACCACCTTCGCCAGCTTGGCCGTTTCCGTCAGGAAAAGTTCGCTCACAATCAGACATTCGAGCTTGGCTAGCGCCGCGCGCCAGTGGTGGCCGAGATTCGTGATTGGGTCGGCCCCGGCCAGGTAAGCCGCGCGAATGGTGCCGCCAAAATCGGACATGAGCGTGGTAGCATTGACGGCAAGCCCCATGTCAAAAGCTCCGGCCGCGTTGTTGTCGTCGGCCAGCGCCAGGAGGTGAACCGTGGCGTCAGGGCGCGTCAGCGCGCGAATCTGCGCCACAGCCCGTAACGTTGCCCCGCGCACCTCGGGTCCGGCGATGACAACCAACCGCTCAGCGGTCATTATCGCTTCATGCAGCGCGCGCAAGTCGTGGCTGGCAACGCCGGCCAGCGCCGCCATAGCTTCCAGACTGGTTTCCTCAAAGAGCGCGCGCACAACGGCGCTTTCACCGTCGGGACGAACATGCAGGAAGACATCGGCTTGTCGCCGCGCAATTTTGGTGGCCCGCTGGTTGACCACCAGGATGCGCGCCCCATGCTTGCGCTTGGCGTAGCGCATGGCAAATCCCGTCAGCGGGCTGTGCTCGGTAGGATCGCCACCAAGTTGGACGATGGTAGTAGCTTGCTTGATATCGTCATGCGTTGCCAGCGGCGCGGAGAGGTGTGCGTAGAACTCACCCAGTTCGACGTTACGAAAGTGAGCCAAGTGCGGTGTGTCGAGGGCGCGTCCAAATCGCGCCAAGGCAAAGTTGGCTTCGTTCGTCAGTCGTGGTGAGCCAACCACCGCTACGGCACGGCCGCCATGCTTGGCGTGAAGATCGCCTAACAGCCGGGCCGCCGTAGCGAGCGCATCGTCCCAGCTCACGGGCTTCAAGTCGTCGCCCTGGCGAACGAGCGGTTGGGTGAGGCGCGCCGGATTTGAGATGTACGCGCTACCGTAGCGCCCTTTGACACACAGGAATTCGCCGTTGATACCGGTCAGGTCTTTCGAGGCCGCCCGGACGTAGGTCTGACCACGAACGCCGAGTTCAAGCTGGCAGCCGTCGGCGCAAAATGAGCAGGTGGTTTGCTGTTCGCGCATATCCCACGGGCGCGACTTGAAGCGTGAATCCACCGAGAGCAGCGCCCCGACCGGGCAAACCTCGACGCAGTTGCCACACTGCTCGCAGTGCAGGTCTTGCCCGTAAAAGCCAATCACTTCTTTTGTTCCGCGGAAGACCTTGGTGAGAGCGTGCACGTCCATCCAGTCTTCACACACGCGCACGCAGCGGTAGCACTTCACGCACCGTTGCTCATCATAAGCAATGAAAGGGGAGAGGCGGCGCTCGTCCTTGGCGTTTTTGGCAACTTCATAGCCGGCGTACAGCGCTCCATGCTGGAACGCCATATCCTGAAGTTCGCACTGACCACCCTTGTCGCACACCGGACAGTCAAGCGGGTGATTGCCCAGAATGAAGTCAAGCATCCCTTTGCGCGCTTCGATGACCTCATCCGAGCTGGCTGTGACCACCATGCCATCCGTGATGGTGACTGTGCAGGCCGTGGCCAGCTTCGGAATCTTCTCGACGCGCACCAGGCACATCCGGCAGGCCGCTTGCGACGTGAGGTCGGGGTAGTAGCAAAAGTTCGGAATGTCAATGCCCTGTGAAGCACAAAACTCCAGCAGCAGCATGCCCTTTGGGGCCTGGTAGGTCTTACCGTCGATCGTGAGCGTGACAAGTTCCATCGTGGGACAGTTGAGAAATCAGACGAGCGGAGTTTTGAGCACACAAAGTGTGGGTTATAGTACCGTCGCATTTTCAGAGCTGACAAGCTGGCTTGCCTCCCACAAGCCGTGAACTCCATTCATTCCAGAGCTTGGTTTCAAGTCTTGCCCGGTGCGTGCACCCCAGACCAACACAAATCAGTCAACCTGCATCAATGGCTACAGTCATAGTAGCTACTGCGGCATTGGCTTACGCAAGATGACTGACTAGATCTCTTACTAGAGAGGAAAGGAATCCCGATCATGAAACGTTGCTTTACTCAAAGCATTGCCACCAGTCTTGGCCTCATCGCGCTCTTTGGAGCCGCGTGGCCGGTGCTTCCCGCTCGTCAGTCGGCGCTCGGCGGGGTCGTTTTCGCTCAACGCTTTCGGGACGTCATTGTGCCCACCGGAACCATTTTGCGGGTCCAAATGGACCGCACCATTTCGTCGCGCACGGCGCGCGTCGGCGATACCTTCACGGCCACCGTTTTTGAGCCAGTCATCGTGGACGGCCGCACGGTAATTCCACAGGGCACACAGGTTCAGGGCCGCGTAACCCAAGTGCAACCTGCCGAGCGGCGCGGACGCTCCGGGTCCATTGCCGTGGACTTCGATCGCATCATTTTTGCCAATGGCGTATCGCGCGACATCCGTGCCTCGCTCACCAGCCTTGATCCCAATGAGCGCGAGCAAATTGATAGTGAGGGGCGCGCACGTGGCGGCAGTTCGACCAAGCGCAACGTTATCTTTGTTGGTGGCGGCGCGGGTGCTGGCGCGGCCATCGGCGCGATTGCTGGTGGCGGCAAAGGCGCGGCCATTGGCGCTGGCATTGGCGCTGCGGCTGGGGTTCTCGGTGCGTTGCTTTCCAAGGGACAAGAAGCCCAGGTGAAGAGTGGGTATCGCTTTGGCGTCGAACTCGACCAATCGCTGCGCGTGCCAAGTGACGTGGATAGTGGAGGTGTCGGTGGCAGCAGTGGAGGCACTGGCGGCGGCTTGGATGACTATGGCTACGATGCGGCACGGGGGGAATACACGGCCTCTGACATCGTCCGGCGGGCGCAAACCGAACTACGACGGCAGGGTTTCTACACCGGCGACATCACGGGTAACTTGGGGCAGCTTACCCGTCAGGCAATCGGCGAGTTTCAGCGTCAACAGGGACTTTCTGTTACACGCCGTCTCGACCGTGAAACGGCGCGCGCGTTGGGCCTGCTCTTCGGCAGTGGAAATACGACCGGACCGAATGATCCAAACGAAGACTTTGGCTTTGGATATGACCCGAATGCCGGCGAATACACGGCCAGTGAGATTGTGCGTCGGGCGCAGACGGAGTTGCGGCGGGAGCGGCTTTACAATGGACGTATCTCCGGCCGCCTCGACGCCGAGACCCGCGACGCCATCCAGCGTTTTCAGGAAGAACGCGGCCTCCCAACAACCGGCCGCCTCGACCGGGAAACCGCTTTAGCAATGGGTGTGGTGTACTAGCGCCCATCCCCATGCCCAAACAATCGGCGCCGGGAGCCTGGCGCGAATGCCAGGCTCCCGGCGTTTGCTTGGCTTGGGTTTCAAAGCTCAGGTTTCAAGTGAAGCGGCGGACGGTGCGGTGACCAAGGAAGCGCCGGATTTCATCCACGGCGGTGTTGAGCAATCCCTCGCGGTTCAAGAGCGACTTGACATACTGCGGCGCAAGCGCCTCCTGCATCGGCTCAAAGCCGTGTTCGATAAGGCTCCAGCCGGGCCGCAACTTGGACGCCATGCCCTCCAGCAGCGATAGGCTGCGAAAAACATAGACGAGTTCAGGTGGCAGGTTCAGCCCCAGCTCGCGAGCCGTCCGCTCAATTGCCAGACCAACGCCGAGCATCCGGCTCTGGGCATTCAGCCCGCGTTGGTGAAGCTGGATGATTTCCTCGATGAAAGCGTGGATGCGGCGGCGATTCGTGCCTTCCGAGACAATACCGGTTTCATAGAGGCCGTCCACGAGGCGCTCCCGGTCGCCGCGCAGTCCGGCGACAACCGAATCAAGGATGATGGCCCGTGTCTCGCGCGATAGACGGCAGACCATGCCGTAATCAAGCAAAATCAACTGCCCCCCATCGCCAACGAGAATGTTCCCAGGGTGTGGGTCGGCGTGATACACGCCAGCCACGAAAATCATTTCGGCATAAAGCTTCACCAAGCGCGCAATCAGGTCGTCAAAGTCAAAACCGGCTGCTCGGAGGCGTTCAACATCAGTGAACTTCACGCCTGGGCAGTATTCCATGACGATGACTTGGGAACCCGAGACCTCTGGGTAGATGAGCGGCACGGTCACGTCTTCCCGCCGGGCCAACACCCGCGCCAGGGTTTCGAGGTTTTCCATTTCATTGGTCAAGTCCAGTTCCTGCGCCATGCCCTTTGAGCCTTCCGCAATCGCGGTTGACAGCATGCGCGTCAACGAGTTGGAAAACCGCTGATCGAGTTGCCGCATGACAAAACCAGCGATCTTGAGATCAATGGCCATTTGCGCCGGGATGTCGGGCCGGACAAACTTGACGGCAACATCCTGCCCCTGCCAAACCGCATAGTGAACCTGTGCCAGCGAGGCCGCTGCCAGTGCCTGGTCGTCAAAGCGGTCAAACACGGCTTCAAGGCGCGTTCCGTAAATCGCTTCGAGCGTCCGGCGGGCTTCCCGGCCGGGGAGTGGCGTAATGCCATCCTGGAGTTTGGCAATTTCTTCGATATAGACCGCTGGCACGAGGTCAGGGCGGGTGCTGACGAGTTGCCCCAGCTTAATGAAGGCCGTGCCCAGCGTTTCGATATGCTGCTTGATAGTCTGCGCCCGCTGCCGGTGGATTTGCTCCGAAACGTGACGCGGTGCGCCAAATGCTAGATACCGCCGCTGGTCGCGTACGAACGCTAGCGTGGTCGGGAGTGCCAGCCGCAGCATGGCGGTTGCCCGCCGGGCAAGATGCACCTGCTGAACAAGGGACGCAAATCGGGATGAAGGACGATGTGACATGGCAAAAACGTAGCATCAACAGTCAAGCGAGCTATTTCTATCGTCCATCACCAACCGCCAAAGCGAAAGTCATATCTTCAAGTGGCCGTCCCATTGCCTGGCAACGTTCAAATTGGAGTCGTGGGTAAGAGGCGGTAATGTAGTCATCGCGCGCCAGTCCAAGCTGCTGAATCAGGCGCTCAATGGCTGCTTGGTCGCCTTCGAGTTCAACAAAGCATCCAATCGGGGTCTCGTCAAACATGGCCCATAGGTCAAGACCGGTTGAGTGGCGGAGCCGATAGATTGTGCGGAACTTCTGGTAACGAAAGGTTTTTTCAAAACCTAGCTTCTTGAATAACTGGATGAGCGTGTGACCATCGGAGACGGTTAATTCAAGCTCCTCACGAACCTTGACGCCACTTGCCGGGGTTTCGACTGGTTTACCTTTATGCGTCACCGTCGCGCCATCCAGGTCATCCCGAAGACGAACCCGCAGCGCCTGACGTGTGTTGAAGAGCGACCGGGTAGGCGTGTCAAAGAGCCAGTTGTCCTCGAAGTGGCGCGGTGTGGTGAGTTCCAGCGTAAACCCGGCCGCTGTCAGTCGTTGCTGGAGCGCATCGAGCGTCGGGCCAGCCAACTTAATTTCAGCTTCGATCTGCGATGGCATGGATACGTTCCAGCAGTCGTT
It contains:
- the cyaB gene encoding class IV adenylate cyclase yields the protein MPSQIEAEIKLAGPTLDALQQRLTAAGFTLELTTPRHFEDNWLFDTPTRSLFNTRQALRVRLRDDLDGATVTHKGKPVETPASGVKVREELELTVSDGHTLIQLFKKLGFEKTFRYQKFRTIYRLRHSTGLDLWAMFDETPIGCFVELEGDQAAIERLIQQLGLARDDYITASYPRLQFERCQAMGRPLEDMTFALAVGDGR
- a CDS encoding peroxiredoxin, whose product is MPNVGDTAPDFSLTANDGKTYSLSQFRGKRHVVLVFYPGDDTPTCTAQLCDYRDGWSEFQELDAVILGVSTNDLAAHQKFAEKFAFPFPLLEDPERQLCKAYGVLMLGGLLPVANRAVFIIDKQGVIRYRHVETIPIFKRSRGELLDALRKLAD
- a CDS encoding SpoIID/LytB domain-containing protein; this encodes MAGRRLSRWGRVWLAGLWWLALPFTVTESHGCSLAAHATLPVTLRMGVFTLFQPRFVWLRAHDRPAALQLTGQTFRLSPQMTCRIEHTASGLVIWQGNQLMAASDRLTVAAADVTLEVVGRKTRVQRQFQGTLAITALEKCLQLVVTQPVDAVVAAVVSAELPPDAPLEASKALAIVVRSYVAHQVGRHAGEGFDLCDSTHCQLFLGDQWIRQEAGGKTGGKLSVVAQKVAADTAGEVLQNVDATIYSAYFAACCGGRTTSPDVAFGAGLDQSGVACRWCKASRFFTWTRQVDRRRLARALLAETSVTDDIRIEVANRTADGFVASLAVTIGSRQIVVPNHRFRHLVGQQLGWNLVLSSRYVIEPRGDALVLRGHGFGHHVGLCLDGSLAQARAGRTHQDILRYYFPQATVGPCRVGR
- a CDS encoding peptidoglycan-binding protein is translated as MKRCFTQSIATSLGLIALFGAAWPVLPARQSALGGVVFAQRFRDVIVPTGTILRVQMDRTISSRTARVGDTFTATVFEPVIVDGRTVIPQGTQVQGRVTQVQPAERRGRSGSIAVDFDRIIFANGVSRDIRASLTSLDPNEREQIDSEGRARGGSSTKRNVIFVGGGAGAGAAIGAIAGGGKGAAIGAGIGAAAGVLGALLSKGQEAQVKSGYRFGVELDQSLRVPSDVDSGGVGGSSGGTGGGLDDYGYDAARGEYTASDIVRRAQTELRRQGFYTGDITGNLGQLTRQAIGEFQRQQGLSVTRRLDRETARALGLLFGSGNTTGPNDPNEDFGFGYDPNAGEYTASEIVRRAQTELRRERLYNGRISGRLDAETRDAIQRFQEERGLPTTGRLDRETALAMGVVY
- a CDS encoding ABC1 kinase family protein, which translates into the protein MSHRPSSRFASLVQQVHLARRATAMLRLALPTTLAFVRDQRRYLAFGAPRHVSEQIHRQRAQTIKQHIETLGTAFIKLGQLVSTRPDLVPAVYIEEIAKLQDGITPLPGREARRTLEAIYGTRLEAVFDRFDDQALAAASLAQVHYAVWQGQDVAVKFVRPDIPAQMAIDLKIAGFVMRQLDQRFSNSLTRMLSTAIAEGSKGMAQELDLTNEMENLETLARVLARREDVTVPLIYPEVSGSQVIVMEYCPGVKFTDVERLRAAGFDFDDLIARLVKLYAEMIFVAGVYHADPHPGNILVGDGGQLILLDYGMVCRLSRETRAIILDSVVAGLRGDRERLVDGLYETGIVSEGTNRRRIHAFIEEIIQLHQRGLNAQSRMLGVGLAIERTARELGLNLPPELVYVFRSLSLLEGMASKLRPGWSLIEHGFEPMQEALAPQYVKSLLNREGLLNTAVDEIRRFLGHRTVRRFT
- the pip gene encoding prolyl aminopeptidase, producing MTEARTLYPPIEPYMTGMLPVSALHTLYYEVSGNPQGKPVVFLHGGPGGGTSPDHRRYFDPERYRIVLFDQRGAGKSTPYACLEENTTWDLVADIEQLRQHLDVEKWVVFGGSWGSTLALAYAETHPDRVRGLVLRGIFLCRKKEIDWFYQEGANALFPDAWEPYVTLIPPDERHDLVAAYYRRLTSDDEELRHAAARAWSVWEGSTSKLLPDPELVKDFDERSLAIARIECHYFINRIFMESEHYLIEHVHRIRHIPTVIVQGRYDVVCPMMTAWDLHKAFPEADFQIIANAGHSASEPGTTAALVAATDRFALLPD
- a CDS encoding bifunctional folylpolyglutamate synthase/dihydrofolate synthase, encoding MKLGLDAVATLLDALGRPDRAFSAIHVAGTNGKGSTCAFLASILRRAGLQVGLYTSPHLISLTERIRFNDRDIAEGDFARVMTHVRDAVEALLKQGRLLARPTFFEHLTAAAFCYFAERSPDVVVVEVGLGGRLDATNVLVPAASVISSIGDDHREWLGPTLTHIAREKAGIIKPGVPVYIADTQPEEARQALAQAALERQCEPRWVEPLDIICYDTTGRPVVCLDSQTSRTYGRECRLALHGRHQSQNAALATRVAQDYLRVLDMSDGAVEEAVCSGLEQTHWPGRLQWIDGNPPILLDGAHNPEGVQALADFLETTCRRRPVTTVFAAMRDKPVIELLSPLATIAERLIVTEVTGQSRAMPCDSLEVIALGYWLPSNVIQSPDVATALRLARASTPPDGLIVVYGSIYLIGEVLSLLQCQGA
- the bioD gene encoding dethiobiotin synthase translates to MTQTFFVTGTDTGVGKTAVTCALVRSLTAAGYRARAIKPIETGCAVSADGELLPADALAHRAASGLAELPLERFIRYRLREPLAPAVAAERAGVDLDISTCLELIRTAQTETDILLVEGAGGLLVPFTGTARNGYQTVADVIETLGVPVLVVARARLGTLNHVLLTWEELRRRNLVCAGVILNDVDAEAGLEREDNARVLRTFGVPVLAELPYTAHLESHLADVVRCITGSPRRERS
- a CDS encoding SRPBCC family protein, producing the protein MPAFTVAVDIAAEPRRVWQVWTDFERWPEWTPTIQHVKRLDMAPVGVGSSVSIQRMSAQPVVWRMTYWEPRRRFTWATRSTGFTVTADHLVVPRPEGGARAEVSFRVEGWLGWLIGRFLKDLTENLLRTEVSGLKARSEQS
- a CDS encoding molybdopterin-dependent oxidoreductase; this translates as MELVTLTIDGKTYQAPKGMLLLEFCASQGIDIPNFCYYPDLTSQAACRMCLVRVEKIPKLATACTVTITDGMVVTASSDEVIEARKGMLDFILGNHPLDCPVCDKGGQCELQDMAFQHGALYAGYEVAKNAKDERRLSPFIAYDEQRCVKCYRCVRVCEDWMDVHALTKVFRGTKEVIGFYGQDLHCEQCGNCVEVCPVGALLSVDSRFKSRPWDMREQQTTCSFCADGCQLELGVRGQTYVRAASKDLTGINGEFLCVKGRYGSAYISNPARLTQPLVRQGDDLKPVSWDDALATAARLLGDLHAKHGGRAVAVVGSPRLTNEANFALARFGRALDTPHLAHFRNVELGEFYAHLSAPLATHDDIKQATTIVQLGGDPTEHSPLTGFAMRYAKRKHGARILVVNQRATKIARRQADVFLHVRPDGESAVVRALFEETSLEAMAALAGVASHDLRALHEAIMTAERLVVIAGPEVRGATLRAVAQIRALTRPDATVHLLALADDNNAAGAFDMGLAVNATTLMSDFGGTIRAAYLAGADPITNLGHHWRAALAKLECLIVSELFLTETAKLAKVVFPATSYAEQDGTFTNHVGQVQRVARVVERGGSGRPDWLIIQALAKAMRLDVNAKGSSSALLNDIALDVPGYAGVSFAAIKQAPKGAYPVARPLASSADRVALQSALREQTALIDPSASHDHRIVEMGEGLFARGTLLNHVKVFDDAQPFWEAHRGEWEAMNLEHDFVANGN